In the Kwoniella pini CBS 10737 chromosome 7, complete sequence genome, one interval contains:
- a CDS encoding mitochondrial 54S ribosomal protein uL22m has product MARPLRSIFTVAQTSIAGPSSLRPLNPALKTASPYQVRTAFNLSGWDRYLPKLPKWTSEEEQPTKSEGGVTMIEEKGKEITNEETSTGGLFDEYSKDKDADQSGMKKRRKRGDKPWTEHKYSSALHKISHRKLNDLSRQISNLPIDEAIVQMQFSEKRASKWIKSTLALSRDHAIDKGLDRSKLVVAETWVSKGPKIARLDIKGRGKYGIKHHPSTKIHVLLKEGKTPEEKLAEKFAKDLRKVRSAGVVREDGKIRRKVISGWTW; this is encoded by the exons ATGGCCAGACCTCTCAGATCTATCTTTACAG TTGCCCAAACATCTATTGCTGGACCATCTTCTCTTCGACCTTTAAATCCTGCTTTAAAGACCGCTTCACCATATCAAGTCAGAAC TGCTTTCAACTTATCAGGATGGGATCGAtatttacctaaattaccaaaatGGACctcagaagaagaacaaccAACTAAATCAGAAGGAGGTGTTACTATgattgaagagaaaggaaaagaaattacaaATGAAGAAACTTCTACTGGAggattatttgatgaatattcaaaagataaagatgcAGATCAAAGTGgaatgaagaaaaggaggaaaagagGTGATAAACCTTGGACTGAG CATAAATATTCTTCTGCTTTACATAAAATTTCACAtagaaaattaaatgatttatctagacaaatttcaaatttaccaattgatgaagctatTGTTCAAATGCAATTTTCTGAAAAAAGAGCTTCAAAATGGATTAAATCTACTTTAGCTTTATCAAGAGATCATgcaattgataaaggttTAGATAGGAGTAAATTAGTTGTTG CCGAAACTTGGGTATCTAAAGGACCTAAAATTGCTCGATTAGATATTAAAGGTAGAGGAAAATATGGTATAAAACATCATCCATCTACTAAAATTCACGTTTTActtaaagaaggtaaaacaCCTGAAGAGAAATTGGCCGAAAAGTTTGCAAAGGACTTGAGAAAAGTTAGGAGTGCAGGTGTAGTaagagaagatggaaaaataagaagaaaggtgATTAGTGGGTGGACTTGGTAA